In the genome of Streptomyces sp. 846.5, the window TGACCCGGATTCCGCGGGACGCGTACTCGATCGCCAGCGACTTGGTGACCGCGTTCAGGCCGCCCTTGGTCAGCGATGCCAGCGCCGAGGGGACATGCGAATCGGCGTGGTCCACCAGGCTGGTGGAGACGTTCACCAGGTGACCGCCGCCGCCCTGGGAGAGCATCGCCGCCACCGCGCTCCGGGAGACCTCGAAGAAGCCGCGGAGATTCAGCTCCGCCACCGCCCGGTAGTCCTCGTCGGTGTACTCGGTGAACGGCTTGGCGACGAAGATCCGGCGTTGTTGACCAACGTGTCGATCCGTCCGAACCGGGCCAGCCCCTGCTCGATGACGCGGGCGCCGACGCCCGGCTCGCCCAGGTCGCCGCGCACCGTGAGCACCTCGGGATCATCGGACGGGGCGATGGAGCGCGATGTCGCCACCACTCCGTAGCCGAGCTTGCGATAGGCGGTGACCAGGGCGGCTCCGATGCCCTGGGAGGCGCCGGTGATGACGACGACGTGCTGTGTGGTGCTCATGGCCGAGTGCTCGCTTTCGAGAGCGCACGGCTCTCCCTCCCCCGCTACGACAGAGATCCTCCCTGGTGGTAGCCCCGGCCTCACACCGCATGTCGGGGATGGACGGCCCTATAATCCGTTCCATGATCGTGAACGCTGCCGTCGGCCAGGACCTCGCACCGAGCGGCGTGCTGCGGGTCTCCGTCAATCTGGGCAATCCGGTTCTGGCCCAGGGCACCCCGGCGGCACCGACCGGCGTCACGGTCGACATCGCGCGCGAGGTCGGCGCGCGGCTTGGCGTGCCGGTCGAACTGCTCTGCTTCGACGCGGCACGGAAGTCCTACGAGGCGATGGCGACCGGCCGGGCCGACATGTGCTTTCTGGCCGTCGAGCCGGCACGGGAGGCAGAGGTCGCCTTCACTGCGCCGTATGTGGTGATCGAGGGCGTCTTCGCGGTGCCGCGCAGCTCAGCTCTGGCCACGGTCGCCGATGTCGACCGGGCCGGCGTCCGCATCGGCGTGAAGCGCGGGTCCGCGTACGACCTCTTCCTCTCCCGCACGCTTCAGCACGCGAGCGTCGTGCGCGGCGAGGAAGGCGTCGACGAGTTCCTCGCTCAGGAGTTGGAGGTCGCGGCCGGTATCAGGCAGCCGATGACGGAGTTCGTCGCGGCCCATCCCGAGTACCGGCTGATCGAGGACCGGTTCATGCAGATCCGGCAGGCGGTGGGCACGACCAGGACCGGGCGGCCGGAGACCGTCCGGTTCCTCCGGGACCTGGTCGAGGAGCTGAAGGCGAGCGGGTTCGTCGCAGCCGCGCTCCGACGCGCCAACCAGTCCGACACCCTGGTCGCCCCGCCCGCGTAGGCACGCCCCTGACCGGCTACAGGGAACGGCGAAGCCGGTCGACGGCGCCGCGCATGGCGGACGGGTCCGGCTTGCTGTCGTCCATCGGGTCCTCGGGCTCGCGCTGGTAGGTCAGGTCCTGCCAGATCTGTCCGACCGGATCCGGGATCCCTTCGGTCGAGTCGGGCTGCGGCGGAAGGTGCCCGAGCGCTCTCAGCGTCTCGGCGGAGACCGCGCGCAGCTGCGGCTCGCCGTTCCAGTCCTCCGGCCCGTCCAGCAGGTCCCGGAGCTCCTCCGGCGACACCGACGACGGCTCCCGACCGCCCTGGTGGGCCAGCACGTACAGGGCCACGGCCAGGGTCTGCAGGTCGACCTCGGCGGTCGGCGCCACGTCGCGCTGTCGCCAGGCCGGGGCCTGGAGCTCGGCCGCCCGGTGCACCGCCGCGGCCCAGCCCGGAGGGGTCGGTCCCGACGTCAGACCGTCGAGCGCATCGGACAGGGTCCGCTGCACCACCGGATGCGGATCGACCTCGCTGCCACCCAACGGACTTCCCTCCAGGACGCAGGACCGTGGCCGCCGCCGAGCCTATCCCTGACCGGCCAGGTCAGCACGTCAGGAAGGGTGCGGGAGACGGTAGACCGAGACGTGGGACCGCGACTCGCCGGTGAACTCGGCCCCGTCCCAGTTCGCCTGCCTGGACTCCAGCTCGAATCCGGCCAGTTGGGCCATGAGGTCGAGCTCGGCCGGCCAGATGTAGCGGTGCTTGCTGCGGTGCAGCCGGGCCTGCCGGCCGTCGTCGAACGTGAAGTGGTGCGACACCAGGTGCTGCCGCAGGATGTCGTAGGTGTCCAGGCCGATGTAGCCGGCCTGGACGTCGAAGAGCGCCCCCTGCTGGCCCGGCGGCAGCACACGCAGGTCGGGTACGCCGAGCTCGATCACGAATCGGCCGCCCGGCGTCAGATGGCAGGCGGCATTGCGGAAGCAGGCGACCTGCTCGGCCTGGGTGAGCAGGTTGGAGATGGTGTTGTAGACCAGGTAGACCAGCGTGTACTCCCCCGGAGCGACGGCGGTCGCCATGTCACCGACGACCACCGGGATCGTCGCCTCGTCCGCCTTGGTCCGAAGTCGCTCGATCATCGGCAGCGACAGTTCGATGCCGGTCACCGGCACGCCGCGCTCGGTCAGGGGGACGGCCACCCGCCCGGTTCCGACGGCGAACTCCAGCGCGCGCCCGCCGTCCGCGAGGTCGGCGAGGAAGGCCACGGTCGGCGCCAGCAGCTCGGGCGCGAACATGCCGCTGCCCGGTGTGTCATAGCGCTGGGCAGTGTCGACGTCCCAGGTCTGCTCCTGTTCCATGCCTCCACCATCGGCACCAACAGGCGCACTGTCCAACGAATTACGCCACCGGCTCAGCTGCCCCGAGGTCCTCGGCCCCGGCCAGCTCGATGGCCCGTTGGGCCAGCCACTGGTCGTGGACAGCGCTGGGAGACCGTAGCAGTGAGCGTTCGAGCAGTGCCTCACTGCGGGTCAGACGCTTGCGTACGGCGGAGACCGAGACGGACAGCGCAGCCGCGGTGGGGCCGATGCGCGCGTCGAGGCGCAGCCAGGTGGTGAGTGTCTCGGCGATGCTGGCCGGAACGTCGGGGGCGCTCACGGGACGGAGCTGTCGGTGGGCCCAGGCCACGACGCTTGGCAGCACAAGGAGTTCGTCCAGGCTGGGCGCCGTCCTCCCGGCCCCGATGGCGTCGTGCTCCGGCGCGGGCGGGATATCTGTGGCGATCGCGCGCAGAGCGAGTGCCAGTGCGGCTTGGTCGGCGAGCCGCCGCAGGTCCAGGCCCAGCAGCTCCTGAATGCAGGTCAGGCGTCCGCTCAGGGTGTTGCGGTGGATCTTCAGGTGGGCCGTCGCGTGGGAGTGGAAGCTGAGCCATGAAGCGGCGGTGGCCAGGAGTTCCGTACTGTCCGGGTCCTGCGGGCGTCTGGCCCGGTGGGCGCGGATCGGTGCGAGGAAGGCCTCGGCCCAGGCGACTGCGGCGGAGCCGATGGTCAGGGCCAGGTCGGGGTCGGCTGCGAACGAGGACTGTCGGTCGCAGCGATCGCGCGCGGCGGCGAGGGCGTGGAACGCCTGGGCGTAGCCGGTGGCGGTGTCGCGCAGCGGCAGGGCGTTGCTGACCCCGATCCAGCAGGTGGCCTCCAGCTCGGGGGGCCAGACCCAGCTTGGGGCACCGTCGGCGGGCGCGAGCATGAGGATGTGGTCGGCGTACACCGGACACGGCACGATCCATGCGCCCTCGGCCACCTGGGCCAGCTCCTCGGCCATCCGGGCGCGCACCCTGGGCGGTCCCTCGATGACGTAGATGCGCACCGTCGCGGGCAGAGCCGGTCGCAGCGCCCCCGCGACCTGGCGCGCAATGGATGTCTGACCGTTCATCAGCAGATGCAGGACTGCTTCGCGATTCTGGGCGTCCGCGATCCGCAGCCGACGCTGCTGCCGCCGGGCGTGTTCCGCCGGCCAGGTCAGACTCAGCACGGAGGTGGCGTCCGCGAGCAGGACCGGAAGCTCTGGCGCTGCCGGTCGGGACGTCACGGCGACGAGAAAGGGCGACCGGCCGCCCCGCGACCTGTCGAGAGGAAGGACGATGCAGGTGAGCCCGCCCTGGTCGATGACCACGGACCCGCGCCCACGCACAGCCATCTCCCGCACTGCGCACAGAGCCAGACCGTGCTCGGCCTCACCGAGGGGGGCCTGCGGCGGGTGGCTCAGCGCGCCCGCGGAGTCCATCAGGAGGACGTCGGCCCCGGTGCGGGCCGCCAGCCAGCTGAGCACCAGTGCGGTGCCGCCGCCGCGGGCAGCGCGCTGCATGTCCAGCACATCGTCGGCCCGCCGGATCCGTCCGACGGTCGCCGTGTCCGCCGGCCGACCACCCTGCACGCCGCTCCCTCACATCGACCATCGAAGTCCGTTCGACCGGAGAGTATCCAGGTCATGACAGGGACACAATGCGCTCGCTGTGCGGTTCGACACCGAAAGGACCGTTTCACCGTGCAGCAAGGTACTTCGCGCCGCCCGTAGCTGTCGTATGTTCTGCGACGACGACACGGGCGGTCCGGGTCCCTCACGGGGGAAGGGACCCGGGCCCGGGACTGACCCGCTGTTACACGCCGCCGCACAGGTAGAGCTTGCCCAGGCCCTTCGCCTGGCCCTGCACCGGTGCGCAGTTGGTCCGTACCCAGGCGCTGATCTCCACGGCCGCGCTGTTCCCGGTGTGGACCTTGGCCGGTACGAGCGCGTAGTGCACCTCGCCTGCGGTCACGTACCGCTGGAACTGGGCGATCGTGGTGGAGGGCACCAACCCCGAGTAGCCGCCGAGAGGCAGGACTGAGGCGTCCTCGGCCAGGATGTACGGGGTGGCGGCGCTCCAGGACCAGGTCGCCATGAGGTACTTCGCCCCCTGGCGGTGTGCCGTCAGGTAGGCGTAGAGACTGCGTTGCTCCTTGTCGAGCTTTCCCGACACGCCGCTGACGCTGTTGCCGTTGCGCAGTGCGGCGGCGCCGACGGTGCCCAGCCAGGAGTGCCCGTAGCGGGTCTGGAAGACCGAGGCGGACCAGGCGGCGGGCGTCACCAGCATGGCGGCCAGCCCCAGCGCGGCTCCCGCCGTCACCAGACGTCCGTTCCTGCCGAGCCGCAGCAGCGCGATCGCGGCACCGGCGAGGACCATCGCGGTCGGCGCCGCCCAGACGAGGTAGAGCGGGTAGCGCATGGACTGGACCAGCGCCCACACCGCCGTGACGCCGATCGCCGCGGGAAGCGCCCAGGCGTGTCGACCGCCCGCGCGGAAGGCCCGCCAGAACGCCGCGAGGCCGGCGCCGGTCAGCGCGGCGAGGGGCGGGGCCAGTACGCCGAGGTAGTAGGTGTGACCGTTGACGCTTCCCACGCTGAGCACCAGGGTGAACACGGCCAGCCAGCCGCCCCAGACCAGATAGCCGGACCGGCCCCGGTCGGTGCGGGGCCGGCCGCGCCGCCACAGCAGTCCGCAGCAGAGCGACAGCAGGGCGACCGGGTAGAGCCAGGCGATCTGGGTCCCGAACTCGCCCCAGAAGAGTCGGAACAGCCCGCCGTCGGAGCCGGCCGAGCCCGACTGCGCGGCCACGGCGCCGGTCTGCGCGGCGCTCACACCGATCCCTTGGAAGCGGGTCAGGAAGTTGTATCCGAAGACCATGCTGAAGACGGAGTTGTTGGTGGTGCCGTCGATATAGGGCCGGTCCGCGGCGGGGGTGAGCGCGACCACCGTGCAGTAGGACAGCGAGACCGTCAGCGCCACCGCGGCTGCCGTCCCCGCGCGTACCAGTCGGGTGCGCAGCGCCACCGGGGCCGCGTACAGGTACACCAGGCCCAGCACCGGCAGTACCGCCCACGCCTCGACCATCTTCGCCTGGAAGGCCAGCCCCACCCAGGCCGCCGCTGCCAGCAGATGCCGCAGCCGTCCGTCCATAGCCGCCCGCGCGGTGGCGTCGGCGGCGAGCAGAAGCAGCAGGGTGAACAGCGCGTCCTCGGTGACCGTGCGGAACAGTCCGGCGACGATCGGCGTGAACGCGAACGCGGCGGCGGCCAGCAACGCGGCGTTCGCCCCGGTCCAGCGGCGCACCGCTCGGTGGAGCACCAGGATGCTCAGCACACCTTCGATCGCCTGCGGCAGCAGCAGCGTCCAGGTGTGGAAGCCCAGCAGCCGGGCGGCGAGGGCCTGCGGCCACAGGTAACCGGGGAGCTTGTCCAGGGTGATCGAGGCGGCCGGGTCGAAGGAGCCGTAGAAGAACGCCTTCCAGCTTCCCGACATGCTGCGCACCGCGTCGGCGTAGAAGGCGTGGTAACGAGCGTGTTCCCAGTCCCAGCAGAACGCGACGGCGGCGACTGCCGCGATGAGCAGCAGAGCCGGTCGGGCGTGGCGGGGCCGGGCGGGGCCGCGGGTCGCCAGGGAGGGCTCCCTCCCAGGGGCGGTCGGGGTGGTGAGAGTGGGGGCCATGCTCGGCATGGTGTGTCACGGAGCTGTGCGGGAAGGTGAGCGGGTCGCGGCAGGTGTGAGCGGGTTCTCATGTCCAGGCGATCAGCCGACCGGACCCCGACCACCACGAGGAGCGCGCATGCAGGCACGCCCCTGTCCTTCCGTCCTGTGCTTTTCCTGGCTCCTTGCCTGAAAAAGAACAGGTGGGGCCGGTAGTCGTGAAATCTGATTCAAAGGGTAAGAAGCTCTCTTCCTCGGCGCGGAAATCGGGTGGCACACTCACGCGCCATGACCGCGATTCCACCGAGCACCCTTACCCGTTCCCTACCCCCGAAACCGGCGCCCCGGACGGCCGGCCGGTTCGCGGGGCAGGAGCGGTGGCTGACCCTGGGCGCCGCGGTGTTCGCGCTGGTCTCGGCCCTGGCTGTGCTGGCCCAGTGGCGGATTCACGGTTACCCCTTGGTGGACATGGTGGTGTACCGGGCGGAGGGCCGCAGCGTCCTCGACCACACCAGCCTGTACGGCATGCGCGTCGCGCCGTGGCACTTGGCCGCGACCTACCCTCCGTTCGCGGCGCTTCTCTTCGTCCCGGCGGCCTGGCTGCCGGTCTCGGTCATGCGCTGGATCGTCATGGGCGAGAACCTCACACTGGTGGGCGTACTCGCCTGGCTCTCCTGCCGCCTGGCCGCCTGGCCGCGCCCGGGTCTGCGGCCGGCGGTGGCCCTGGTCGCCGCCGGAGCCGGCCTGTGGCTGGAGCCGATCTGGACCACGTTGAAGTACGGCCAGATCAACCTGCTGCTGGTGGTCCTGGTGCTGTGGGACCTGCTGCGCCCGGACGACCGGCGCAGCAAGGGTGTCGCGATCGGCATCGCAATCGGAATCAAACTCACCCCGGGAGTCTTCGCGGTCTATCTCCTGCTGACCCGCCGCATCCGGGCCGGCCTCGTCGCGCTGGCCACCTCGCTTGTCACCGTCCTGCTCGGCTGTGCGGCGCTGCCCCGTGCCTCGTTCGACTTCTGGACGAAGGACCTCTACGACACCAGTCGCGTGGGCAGGACCTGGATCGTCGACAACCAGTCCCTGAGCGGCCTGCTGGCGCGGCTCCTGCACACCCCGCAACCGGGCCTGCCTGCGACGATCGCCGCTGTGGTGGTCGGCCTGACCGGCCTCGCCGTGGCAGCTTTCACGGCTCGAAGGGCAGCGGGCCCGCAGCGTGCCGGGGCCTGGGGCATCGTCCTCTGTGCGGTCACCGGGCTTCTCGCCTCGCCGATCAGTTGGACCCACCACTGGGTCTGGTGCCTGCCGCTGCTGGTGCTGTTGTCCGCGGAAGCCGCGCGCGAGGCGCGGACCGCCAGAGGCTGGCGCCACCTGGGATGGCGCATCACAGCCGTCGCCGTCTGGATCGCGTTCGCATCCAAGGCCATGTGGCGGGTCAACGGCAGGCACACGGCCGACCTGCACCTGCCGTACTGGAAGATGCTGTGCGCGGACATCTACCCGCTGCTGGGACTGGCGCTGCTGGCCGTCGCCGCCGCACGCCTGCTGGTGCTGCCGGTGGGTCCGGGTCGGGTGCGGCAGGAGTCGATCAGTTCTGGCAGCTCGCCGAACTGATACTGCGTCAGTCCTGGCAGAAGCAGCAGCCAGAGTGCATCCAGGCGTTGTTCGACGAGCTTGCGCCGGTCCATAGCGTCGGAGACCGAGTGGACGCCGAACAGGGCGCAGACCACCGTTTCGGCCGCCTGCGCCAGGTCGAGGCCGGTGCGCAGCGATCCCTCGGTCTCGGCCTGCCCCAGCAGGTCGGTCACGACGTTGATCCAGCCGACGAACGGTTTCGGCAGCCCGGCGTCGATGGACTGGCGTTCGCTCCACAGCCGGCCCCCGGCCCGCACGATCACGTCGTCGCGGAAGGCGCGCACCACCGCGTAGCTGAGCGTCAGCAGCCGCTGCAGCGCCGGCACCGGCAGTTCCTGCGCCCAGTCCACCATGGGCTCCCAGGCGGCGAAGTGCGCCTCGACGACGGCGGCGGCCAGTTCGTCCTTGCTGGCGAAGTGGAAGTACAGCGCCCCGCTGGTGCACTGCGCCTGACGGGCGATCGCGTTGACACTGGTGACGGCATAGCCCTTGGCATCGAACAGCTCCGCTGCCGAGCGCAGGATCAACTCCCGGGTGCTCTGCGCACGTTCCTGCACTCGCGCTCCTTGTCTGGGCCGTGCGGTGCGCGGAAGCCCGAGAACTCCACGATAGCGTGCGCGGAAACCCGGATGGAGCAGGTCGACGAGCCGTACCGGTGCCGGGTTCCTACAGTGTCGGGCATGGGAGCCAGTGAACCCGGCCAGCCTTCCGGCCCGGCAGGCCCGCATGTCACGTCGGGGGTGCCGGTGACCCGGCAGCAGGTCCACCGCGCGGCCGACGCGGAGGTCCTGATCACCGCCCGGGCGCGGGCCGGTCCGCACCGTTTTCGCTGCGCGGCCCGCTGGCCCAGCGGCCACCGCACCGCGGTCGGGGGCCGGCACAGCCCACTGCTGGTGGCCGAGTCGATCCGGCAGGCCTGCCTCTGCCTGGCCCAGGGCTACTTCGACGTCCCCGGCGACACCCAGTTCGTCATCAAGTCCCTGGCCTTCTCCATCGATCCGGGCCAGGAGCCGGCCGCCCGCGGCGCGGCCACCGATCTGGTGATGGACGTGGACGTCGGCGACCTGCGCCTCGACCCGGCCACCGGGCAACTGGTCGCCCTGACCATGCGGGCCGCCTACCGCACCGCGGACGACGCCGACGTCTTCGCCACCGCCGCCGGTACCGCGCGGCTGTTCACCCCCGAGCAGTACACCGCCGTACGCGCCGCGCCCGCGCTCGTCCGGCCCCTGCCACCCGCCGACGGCCCGCTGCGGCGCCCCGCCCCGGACCAGGTCGCCGTGGCGCGCACCGCCGACTTCGTCATCGCCGAGGACGCCGACGGACGCTGGTTCATCGCGCCGGCCGATCCGCAGCACCCCTTCTTCTTCGACCACCCCGCCGACCACCTGCCCGGCATGCTGCTGCTGGAAGCCGCGCGCCAGCACGCCCTGCTCCAGTGGCAGCCCGCATCGAAGCACACGGCAAGCGAGCCGATCTCTGGCTCGACGCCTCCTACATCACCATCGCCTACCACCGGATCGGCCGGGCCGACAGCAGGCACCACCGCATCCCCCTCGCCCACGTCACCGGGATCCGCTGGTGCCCGGCCAGCGCCCTGGTCCCCGGCTTCATTCAGTTCACCGTGGCCGGCGTCGGCGCCGACAATACGTCCGTGACCTTCAGCCGTGCCCAGCAACCCGAGTTCGCCGCCCTCAAGGCCGCCGTCGAACGGGCCATCCCCACCCACCACAGCAACGCCGCATAGCGGCCCGCCCCCGCGCGTCTCCCCTTCGGCTGCCCGGATCCTCGCCATCATCGACCTGTGACCACCTTCGACTTCCTGATCCGGCTGGCTACCGGGGCGGGTTGCGGTGCCGTGATCGGGGTCGAACGCCAGTGGCGGGCCCGGATGGCGGGCCTGCGCACCAATGCCCTGGTCGCCACCGGGGCCACCCTGTTCGTGCTCTACGGGGACAGCACCGGAAGCCTGGACAACGCCACCCGCATCGCCGCCTATGTCGTCTCCGGCATCGGCTTCCTGGGCGGTGGCGTGATCCTCCGCGACGGCGCCTCCGTACGCGGACTGAACACCGCGGCCACACTCTGGTGCTCCGCCGCGACCGGTGTCATGGCCGCCGGCGGCCACCTGGTCCTCGCCTGGATCGGCGCCGCCACCGTGCTCACCATCCACCTGGTGCTGCGCCCGGCCGGACGGCTGATCGACCGCGTCCCGCAGGACGACCCCGACACCGAGGGCACCGAGGCCACCGTCCACCTGGTCTGCGAGCGCCGGGCCGAGACACACGTCCGCGCCCTGCTCCTGCAGGCCCTCGCCGGCAGCGGCCTGACCTCCACCGGGCTGCGGGCCACCCGCGAGGGCGAGGACACCACCAGCCTGCGCGCGACCGTCGACGTCAGCGGGGACCCGGCCCGCGCCCTGGAACAGCTCATCGCCCGCCTGTCCCTGGAGCCCGGCATCCGCGACCTGCACTGGCACCTGGACGACGGCGACGACTCCACCCGCGGACGCGCCGCACTCGCCTGAGCGGACTGGCCGACTACTCCTGCAGGCGCGGGTCGTCGATGCGCCGTCAGCCAGGCACCACGGGGCTCGGCGCGATGGCGGGGAGCCGTCAGTCGTAGCGATAGAGCCCAGCCCTGACCAGGCGTGCGTTCAAGGCGGCGACCGAGTGCGGCGCCAGGACGGACACGTCCGTGTCCTCCAGCGCGTGGATGGACTCGCAGACCTCCCAGTGGGTTCGGTAGTCGTCGGAGGCGGCCAGGGCGAGAGTATCCAGGTCTCGACCATCACCCGCCCGGCCGTCAACCGCCACGCGACAGGTCGCGCGAGCCCGGCAAGCGTTCCGTCCGTCTCGGCCAACCCGATCGCGGCCGCACATGCGGCCTCCAAGCGTCTTGGATCAACTGCAGCCCTCAACTGCCCTACATCCTCGGCCCCGAGGCATCAGCCGCCTCCAGCAGACCACGCATGTCCCCTTGGGCCTGGGAGCCCTGGTCACCGACGCACGCGCAGGCGCCGGTGAGCCGGGAGCGCCCAACGGTCAGCTGGGGTCGCAGGGATAGTCGACCCAGCCCGTGCTGTTGGCCCATGAGACGAGTGCTGGCCAGGTCTGCGGGCCGACACTGCCGTCCACTGTGAGGTCGTCGCAGGTCTGGAAGCGCTTGACCGCCGCGAGCGTGGCCGGTCCGAAGCTGCCGTCCTCGGCGATCGTCACGTAGTACAACGACAGGTTGAGCAGGCACTGCAGCACGTACACGGCTGAGGAGTTCGTGCTGTACTCGTTGGTGATGGGCTCGTTCGTGGTGTGGCCGCCGCAGGAGACGGTCGCCAGCGGGCTGACGACGGCGGGGCGAACGGAGGCAGCCGTCGCGCTGCCGGCGCCCGACATGCCGAGACCAAGAGCGAGAGCGGTGGCGGCGAGTGAGACCCCGATCTTCTTGCGGACCATGTGCGCTCCTTTTTGGAAGGGCTGGTGCGAGACAGCAGCCGGTCGGGAGCAATCACTCCCGATGGTGCTTGACGACGACTCTCGCCGAAGAACGGAGGAGTGTCATTGACGGTCCACGCAGTGCCCTTGATGCCCCGTGCACTATGTAGCGCGTCGATACTGCTCGCGGTAGTCGCGCGGTGCCGCCCCGTACCTTGCCCGGAATGCCCGGCTGAATTCCTCCGGGTGCCGAAAGCCCCATCGGGCGGCCACGGCATGGATCGGGAGTTGAGCCCAATGGAGGTCGGTGAGGTCCCGGCGACAGCGCTCCAGCCTGCGGTGACGGATCCAGGCCGATACGGTGGTGCTTTGCCGCTGGAAGAGCAGGTGCAAGTAGCGCACCGAGATGTGGTGCGCGGCAGCCACGGTGGTAGGTGACAAAGCGGCGTCGCCGAGGTTGTGTTCGATGAAGGCGTGGATGGCGACCATCAGGGCCTGGTGGCGGCTCTCGGGGGTAACGGCGTCTGCTGCGTCCAGGTGGTGGGCCAGGAACACGGCGACCAGGTCGGTCAGCACAGCGCCCAGGCGACTGGCGTCCGGCACCTGCAAGGAGCCGTACTCGGCTGTCAGTCGGGTCAGGAACTGGGACAGCAGCGCCCCTGTGCCCGATTTCCCCGGCAGTGCGGTCCCCAGCAGACGATCGGCCTTCGCACTGGGCAGGGGCAGCGCCGATCGAGGTATGTCGATCATGATCCCCTCCACCATGCCCTCCTCGCCGAAGGACTGGGCGCTGTAGGGGTGAGAGGTGTCCGACAGCAACAGGCTGCCCTGGCTCAGGATCGTCTCACGCCCGCACTGCGACATCCCGCGATCGCCTCGCAGGGCCAGGTGCAGGTGGTACAGCTGTGGGTCGGACCGGCGGACCAGGGCTGAGGTCCGACTGATCCGCATCGGAGGATAGGCCAGAACCGACACCCGCGAGGGGCCCAGGTGCAACTCCGTGGCCTTGGCCCGGAAGTCCTCGGTGTGGTCACTGCTTACCAGGGCGGGCATCGCGGATCGCAGGATCATTTCGCGCCACCACTCGAACCTGTCGCCGGCAGGCAAGTCCTCATTGCACCGTACGGTCTCGATCAACACGCATCCCCCGAGAGTCCATGGTCATATCTGATAGCGCGCCGTCAGCAAATGAGCGTCCGGGTGGGATCCCGGCGGCGCTCAGCGCCGCTGCGGAGGATCCTCGGGGAGCCCCCCTGCCGTGTCGACCGTTTACGGGCAAGTGCCGAGAATGTGGTACGAACAGCGCTCTGACCTGCCACTCTTCCTTACCCAATGACAATGGAATGGCACGGATCGTCAGGTACAGTACAAGAACTGACGGAGAATCAGGGGGCGTACATGACTCGCTGGAAGGCGCTACCCGAAGACTTGGACCCGCTGGCAATGCAGTTGGTCGTCCGACTGCGGCAGATGAAGGACGAGAGCGGCCTGAGCCTCGCCCAGCTCACCGAGCGGACCGGCTACAGCACCTCGTCGTGGGAGCGTTATCTCAGCGGACGCGCCCTCGCTCCGCGCCGGGCCGTCGAGGCGATCGTCGCCCTGGTCGGCGCTGATCCGGTCTCCGTGCTGGTACTGCTTGAGAGGGCGCGAGAGGCCTGGCCGACCGGTGTACCGCAGGAGCCCGATTCCGACCCGACCGGATCACCGGACAGGGATCCGAAGGATCTCACCGCACCCACGCCCCCACCGCGGTACCCGACACTGACGCAAGCGCGCCTCCTCCTGCCGCCGCGCACCGTGCTGGTCGCCGTGGTCTCCGCCATGGTCGGGGCGATCGTCACGCTGACGGCCGTACAGACCGGGGCCCGCATGTCGGCGCACGCGGCGTCGGCATCGGCGATCGCGACCCCGGGAACCACAGCATCGGCAGTGCGGTACAGCTGCCGCTTCACCCGGACCGGCGGCAAATGGTACGCGGGCAACGCCACCACCAGCAGTGACGTCGTCATGGACGGCATGGCCAACGCTGAGGTCGCCGAGGTGCAGTGCCTGCTCCAGCGGGCGGGATTCTCCCCCGGCGGTGTGGACGGCATGTTCGGCCCAATGACCCTCCGCGCGCTCCTGAAGGAGCAGCAGATACGCCATCTGGACATCGACGGACAGGTGGGTCCGCAGACCTGGGCGGCACTGCGAAGATGAGCGGGGCAGTCACGGCGTGCCGGCGCCTCGCAGACGAGCTCCAGGGCCTGCGGGACCGAGCGGGCCTGAGCCTGGCGGCCCTGGCGGCCAGGACCCCGTTCAGCAAGTCGTCCTGGGCCCGCTACCTGGGCGGCAAGGCGCTGCCTCCATGGCAGGCCGTCCTGGCCCTGGG includes:
- a CDS encoding ScbR family autoregulator-binding transcription factor — encoded protein: MQERAQSTRELILRSAAELFDAKGYAVTSVNAIARQAQCTSGALYFHFASKDELAAAVVEAHFAAWEPMVDWAQELPVPALQRLLTLSYAVVRAFRDDVIVRAGGRLWSERQSIDAGLPKPFVGWINVVTDLLGQAETEGSLRTGLDLAQAAETVVCALFGVHSVSDAMDRRKLVEQRLDALWLLLLPGLTQYQFGELPELIDSCRTRPGPTGSTSRRAAATASSASPSSG
- a CDS encoding AfsA-related hotdog domain-containing protein, which produces MGASEPGQPSGPAGPHVTSGVPVTRQQVHRAADAEVLITARARAGPHRFRCAARWPSGHRTAVGGRHSPLLVAESIRQACLCLAQGYFDVPGDTQFVIKSLAFSIDPGQEPAARGAATDLVMDVDVGDLRLDPATGQLVALTMRAAYRTADDADVFATAAGTARLFTPEQYTAVRAAPALVRPLPPADGPLRRPAPDQVAVARTADFVIAEDADGRWFIAPADPQHPFFFDHPADHLPGMLLLEAARQHALLQWQPASKHTASEPISGSTPPTSPSPTTGSAGPTAGTTASPSPTSPGSAGARPAPWSPASFSSPWPASAPTIRP
- a CDS encoding MgtC/SapB family protein, translated to MTTFDFLIRLATGAGCGAVIGVERQWRARMAGLRTNALVATGATLFVLYGDSTGSLDNATRIAAYVVSGIGFLGGGVILRDGASVRGLNTAATLWCSAATGVMAAGGHLVLAWIGAATVLTIHLVLRPAGRLIDRVPQDDPDTEGTEATVHLVCERRAETHVRALLLQALAGSGLTSTGLRATREGEDTTSLRATVDVSGDPARALEQLIARLSLEPGIRDLHWHLDDGDDSTRGRAALA
- a CDS encoding peptidoglycan-binding domain-containing protein, giving the protein MVRKKIGVSLAATALALGLGMSGAGSATAASVRPAVVSPLATVSCGGHTTNEPITNEYSTNSSAVYVLQCLLNLSLYYVTIAEDGSFGPATLAAVKRFQTCDDLTVDGSVGPQTWPALVSWANSTGWVDYPCDPS
- a CDS encoding helix-turn-helix domain-containing protein — its product is MLIETVRCNEDLPAGDRFEWWREMILRSAMPALVSSDHTEDFRAKATELHLGPSRVSVLAYPPMRISRTSALVRRSDPQLYHLHLALRGDRGMSQCGRETILSQGSLLLSDTSHPYSAQSFGEEGMVEGIMIDIPRSALPLPSAKADRLLGTALPGKSGTGALLSQFLTRLTAEYGSLQVPDASRLGAVLTDLVAVFLAHHLDAADAVTPESRHQALMVAIHAFIEHNLGDAALSPTTVAAAHHISVRYLHLLFQRQSTTVSAWIRHRRLERCRRDLTDLHWAQLPIHAVAARWGFRHPEEFSRAFRARYGAAPRDYREQYRRAT
- a CDS encoding helix-turn-helix domain-containing protein, translating into MTRWKALPEDLDPLAMQLVVRLRQMKDESGLSLAQLTERTGYSTSSWERYLSGRALAPRRAVEAIVALVGADPVSVLVLLERAREAWPTGVPQEPDSDPTGSPDRDPKDLTAPTPPPRYPTLTQARLLLPPRTVLVAVVSAMVGAIVTLTAVQTGARMSAHAASASAIATPGTTASAVRYSCRFTRTGGKWYAGNATTSSDVVMDGMANAEVAEVQCLLQRAGFSPGGVDGMFGPMTLRALLKEQQIRHLDIDGQVGPQTWAALRR